Proteins encoded together in one Gemmatimonadaceae bacterium window:
- a CDS encoding pitrilysin family protein — MTRVPTTTEREFDRSVLSNGLTVLSEHMPGVRSVSFGAWVRAASVHEPAEQMGVSHLLEHMVFKGTDRRSAKQIALELEALGGSLDAYTSREHTVYQARVLDEHLTQAADVIADIVFRPLLRSSDLTLERKVVLEEIGMVEDTPDDLVFELHNEALWGEHPYGHSILGTRETVRQLGVRALKDLHGRAYHPPQLVVAAAGNVEHAKLLDVLERTGWSTAPAGEATRLLVPSASPAPPAVRHVDRDGTQTHIVLGTSALRYADSRRYALVMLSILFGGGMSSRLFQRVREELGLAYSVYTFQQFYADAGMHGVYVATSPDSARAAYDVIRDELALVASHGLPESEIAMGKSQLKGQMTLSLESVSTRMYRAAAVELYGEPYRTLDETLALVEAVSADDIAHVAREFFAPERQTVLSLGPAAVL, encoded by the coding sequence GTGACCCGCGTTCCCACCACAACGGAACGAGAGTTCGACCGCAGCGTCCTTTCAAATGGTCTGACCGTACTCTCCGAGCACATGCCGGGAGTACGGTCAGTCTCGTTCGGCGCATGGGTGCGCGCCGCGTCCGTGCACGAGCCAGCCGAGCAAATGGGAGTTTCGCATTTGCTCGAGCACATGGTATTCAAGGGCACTGACCGGCGGAGCGCCAAGCAGATTGCGCTCGAACTGGAGGCTCTCGGGGGCTCGCTCGACGCGTACACATCGAGGGAGCACACCGTCTATCAAGCACGCGTACTGGATGAGCACCTGACGCAGGCTGCAGACGTCATTGCCGACATCGTGTTCCGCCCGTTGCTTCGCTCGAGTGATCTCACCCTGGAGCGAAAGGTGGTGCTCGAGGAGATCGGCATGGTGGAAGATACGCCGGACGATCTCGTCTTCGAGTTGCACAACGAGGCGCTCTGGGGCGAACACCCATACGGGCATTCCATCCTCGGTACTCGCGAGACCGTTAGGCAGCTCGGCGTCCGTGCCTTGAAGGATCTCCATGGGCGCGCTTACCATCCGCCCCAGCTTGTCGTTGCCGCGGCCGGAAACGTCGAGCATGCGAAACTGCTCGACGTGCTCGAGCGAACGGGCTGGTCGACGGCTCCGGCCGGTGAGGCAACTCGTCTATTGGTGCCTTCGGCGAGCCCGGCGCCTCCGGCAGTGCGCCACGTCGATCGCGACGGCACTCAAACCCATATCGTGCTCGGTACGAGTGCCCTGCGTTATGCAGACAGCCGGCGCTACGCCCTCGTGATGCTCAGCATCCTGTTCGGCGGCGGCATGAGCTCGCGCCTGTTTCAGCGCGTCCGGGAGGAACTGGGACTCGCTTATTCCGTGTACACGTTCCAACAGTTCTACGCCGACGCCGGAATGCACGGCGTGTACGTTGCGACCTCACCAGACAGCGCGCGCGCGGCCTACGACGTTATTCGCGACGAGCTCGCGCTGGTCGCGAGCCATGGGCTTCCAGAGAGCGAGATTGCTATGGGGAAGTCACAGCTCAAGGGACAAATGACGCTCTCCCTCGAGAGCGTGAGCACGAGGATGTATCGCGCGGCTGCAGTCGAGCTGTATGGCGAGCCCTATCGCACTTTGGACGAAACGCTCGCGCTCGTCGAAGCGGTTTCCGCGGATGACATCGCTCACGTCGCGCGAGAGTTCTTCGCTCCGGAACGGCAAACGGTGCTCAGTCTCGGTCCGGCGGCCGTGCTGTGA